A stretch of the Paenibacillus dendritiformis genome encodes the following:
- a CDS encoding DNA topoisomerase III, which produces MKSLVLAEKPSVARELARVLGCRNSHKTYFEGADYVVTWALGHLVGLAEPEDYDKKYQTWRLEDLPIIPDRMKLKVLRESSHQFKAVQQLCKRQDLKDLIIATDAAREGELLARWIMQMVKWNKPFHRLWISSQTDKAIREGFRQLKPGQAFDRLYESARCRAEADWLIGLNVTRALTTKFETPLSAGRVQTPTLAMLMKREQEIREFQSQDYETVHADFGGFEAAWRASGGDARLFRLEEAAALAEKLRGREAVISGLKKTEKSEPHPLAYDLTELQRDANRRYGFSAKQTSNVLQRLYEQHKLVTYPRTDSRYLSSDMTGTLPERLDAMAVGPYAAIAKPLLRGKLHVTKRIVDDAKVTDHHAIIPTDEPLRLANLSPEERKLYDLIARRFLALFLPPVRYEQVAVTIDMGGELLHAKGKTVIDNGWKKAYENDWDLADDEDDADEGDRAEQRLPSLAQGQRLQAKRVFTRRGRTKPPARYTEATLLTQMEKYGLGTPATRADIIEKLVSSDTIERQGSSLQPTGKGSQLIKLVSEQLRSPELTAQWERELEQIARGSAHTSAFMADIRQMTEQLVSEVKRSQAEYKPHNLTNSHCPDCGSRLMERKGKRGKWLVCSSKECEYRRSAEKNLSNRRCPQCHKKMEFKIGKAGKFVQCLPCNITEKLEDGGGRIKKHEERKLVKQFEKQEPLGNNLGELLKAALAKQDGE; this is translated from the coding sequence ATGAAATCACTCGTTCTGGCAGAAAAGCCTTCGGTCGCGCGGGAGCTCGCCCGCGTGCTCGGATGCCGCAACTCGCATAAAACGTATTTTGAAGGCGCCGATTACGTCGTCACTTGGGCGCTGGGCCATCTCGTCGGGCTGGCGGAGCCGGAAGATTACGATAAGAAATACCAGACCTGGCGTCTGGAAGATCTGCCGATCATTCCCGATCGGATGAAATTGAAGGTGCTGCGGGAATCATCCCACCAATTCAAGGCGGTCCAGCAGCTCTGCAAGCGTCAGGATCTGAAGGATCTCATCATCGCGACCGACGCGGCGCGCGAAGGGGAACTGCTGGCCCGCTGGATTATGCAGATGGTGAAGTGGAACAAGCCGTTCCACCGTCTCTGGATCTCTTCCCAGACGGACAAAGCGATTCGGGAGGGCTTCCGCCAATTGAAGCCCGGCCAGGCGTTCGATCGGCTGTATGAATCGGCCCGCTGCCGCGCCGAGGCCGATTGGCTTATCGGCTTGAACGTGACGCGGGCGCTGACGACCAAGTTCGAGACCCCGCTGTCCGCCGGCCGGGTGCAGACGCCGACGCTGGCGATGCTGATGAAGCGCGAGCAGGAGATTCGGGAATTCCAATCGCAGGACTATGAGACGGTTCACGCCGACTTCGGCGGCTTCGAGGCCGCATGGCGCGCTTCCGGCGGGGATGCGCGACTGTTCCGGCTGGAAGAGGCCGCGGCGCTGGCCGAGAAGCTGAGAGGGCGCGAGGCGGTCATCTCCGGCTTGAAGAAGACCGAGAAGAGCGAGCCGCATCCGCTCGCTTACGACTTGACCGAGCTGCAGCGGGACGCGAACCGGCGCTACGGCTTCTCCGCGAAGCAGACGTCGAATGTTCTGCAGCGATTGTATGAGCAGCACAAGCTGGTGACGTATCCGCGCACGGACAGCCGCTACCTGTCTTCCGATATGACGGGAACGCTGCCCGAGCGGCTGGACGCGATGGCCGTCGGCCCGTACGCCGCGATCGCGAAGCCGCTCCTGCGCGGGAAGCTGCATGTGACGAAGCGCATCGTCGATGACGCGAAGGTGACGGACCACCACGCGATCATTCCGACGGATGAGCCGCTGCGGCTGGCCAATCTGTCTCCGGAGGAGCGCAAGCTCTATGATCTGATCGCCCGCCGTTTCCTCGCCTTGTTCCTGCCTCCGGTCCGTTACGAGCAGGTCGCGGTCACGATCGATATGGGCGGGGAACTGCTCCATGCGAAAGGCAAGACGGTCATCGACAACGGCTGGAAAAAGGCATATGAAAACGATTGGGATCTGGCGGATGACGAGGATGATGCCGATGAAGGGGACCGGGCCGAGCAGCGCCTGCCGAGCCTGGCCCAAGGCCAGCGGCTGCAGGCGAAGCGCGTCTTCACCCGGCGCGGACGGACGAAGCCGCCCGCCAGGTATACCGAAGCCACGCTGCTGACCCAGATGGAGAAATACGGGCTCGGCACGCCGGCGACCCGGGCGGATATAATTGAGAAGCTCGTCTCCTCCGACACGATCGAACGCCAGGGATCTTCGCTCCAGCCGACCGGCAAGGGGAGCCAGCTCATCAAGCTCGTATCCGAGCAGCTTCGCTCGCCGGAGCTGACGGCGCAATGGGAGCGCGAGCTGGAGCAGATTGCCCGCGGATCGGCCCATACGTCGGCCTTCATGGCGGACATTCGCCAGATGACGGAGCAGCTGGTGAGCGAAGTGAAGCGGAGCCAGGCGGAGTATAAGCCGCATAATCTGACGAACAGCCATTGCCCGGACTGCGGATCGCGGCTGATGGAGCGCAAGGGGAAGCGCGGGAAGTGGCTTGTCTGCTCCAGCAAGGAATGCGAATACCGGCGCTCGGCGGAGAAAAATCTGTCGAACCGTCGCTGTCCGCAATGCCATAAAAAAATGGAGTTCAAGATCGGCAAGGCCGGCAAATTCGTGCAGTGTCTTCCTTGCAACATTACGGAGAAGCTGGAGGATGGCGGCGGCCGAATCAAGAAGCATGAAGAGCGGAAGCTGGTGAAGCAATTCGAGAAGCAGGAGCCGCTCGGCAACAATCTGGGCGAGCTGCTCAAGGCGGCGCTGGCGAAGCAGGACGGCGAATAA
- a CDS encoding D-2-hydroxyacid dehydrogenase, which translates to MRIVILDGHALNPGDLSWDVLRTAVAEGLGLSAAEVHVEAHARTDREEIEARAQGAEIVLTNKTPLSAETLRKLPSLRYIGVLATGYDIVDAEAARSQGITVTNVPGYGADNVAQFVFALLLAWCHRVEAHDRSVKRGGWSRQPDFSYWLSPQTELAGRTFGIIGYGEIGRKVAVLARAFGMKVIAATRTVPESETGIRFVSRDELLAEADIVSLHCPLTEETRGMVNRAFIGKMKRTAVLINTSRGGLLHEQDVADALRAGRLCGVLLDVLAEEPPPASHPLLMPHQRLIVTPHMAWASQAARQRLLAIAADNIRAYLSGAPQHVVHR; encoded by the coding sequence ATGCGGATCGTCATCTTGGACGGCCACGCGCTCAATCCCGGCGATCTGAGCTGGGACGTGCTGCGCACGGCAGTCGCGGAAGGGTTGGGCCTTTCTGCGGCCGAGGTGCATGTGGAGGCGCATGCGCGCACGGATAGGGAGGAGATCGAAGCCCGGGCGCAAGGGGCGGAGATCGTGCTGACGAACAAGACGCCGCTGTCTGCGGAGACGCTGCGGAAGCTGCCGTCGCTCCGCTATATCGGCGTGTTGGCGACCGGCTATGACATCGTCGATGCCGAGGCGGCGCGGTCGCAGGGCATCACCGTGACGAACGTGCCGGGATACGGGGCGGACAATGTTGCCCAGTTCGTCTTCGCCCTGCTGCTGGCCTGGTGCCACCGCGTAGAAGCGCATGACCGCTCGGTGAAGCGGGGCGGCTGGTCCCGCCAGCCGGATTTCAGCTACTGGCTGTCGCCGCAGACGGAATTGGCCGGCAGGACGTTCGGCATCATCGGCTACGGAGAGATCGGACGCAAGGTGGCCGTGCTGGCCCGGGCCTTCGGGATGAAGGTCATCGCGGCCACCCGCACCGTGCCGGAGAGCGAGACCGGCATTCGGTTCGTGAGCCGGGATGAACTGCTGGCCGAGGCCGATATCGTCTCGCTGCATTGTCCGCTGACCGAAGAGACGCGGGGCATGGTCAACCGGGCCTTCATCGGGAAGATGAAGCGGACGGCGGTGCTTATCAATACATCCCGCGGCGGGCTGCTGCATGAGCAGGACGTAGCCGACGCGCTGCGGGCAGGCCGGCTCTGCGGCGTGCTGCTGGACGTGCTCGCGGAGGAGCCGCCGCCGGCATCGCATCCGCTGCTCATGCCTCATCAGCGGCTTATCGTCACGCCCCATATGGCCTGGGCCTCGCAAGCGGCCCGGCAGCGTCTGCTCGCGATTGCCGCTGATAATATTCGCGCTTATCTGTCAGGAGCTCCGCAGCATGTCGTCCATCGCTAG